The proteins below are encoded in one region of Clostridiales bacterium:
- the rplT gene encoding 50S ribosomal protein L20, whose product MRIKRAVNAAKKRKKVLRLAKGYFGGKSKLYKTAKQAVMKSLMYAYIGRRLRKRDFRKLWIARINAAARSNGLCYSRFMHGLKSAGINLNRKMLADLAVNDATAFSALVEKAKAAIK is encoded by the coding sequence ATGAGAATAAAAAGAGCGGTCAACGCGGCCAAAAAACGCAAGAAAGTATTAAGATTAGCCAAGGGTTATTTTGGCGGCAAGTCTAAATTATACAAAACGGCAAAACAAGCCGTTATGAAATCCTTAATGTACGCCTATATCGGCAGAAGGTTAAGGAAAAGGGATTTTAGGAAGCTATGGATCGCGCGCATAAACGCGGCGGCAAGAAGCAACGGTCTATGCTACAGCCGCTTTATGCACGGTCTAAAAAGCGCGGGCATTAACCTAAACCGCAAGATGTTAGCGGACTTGGCGGTCAACGACGCTACGGCGTTCTCCGCGCTGGTTGAGAAGGCAAAAGCCGCTATAAAATAA